In Mycobacteriales bacterium, the sequence TGGTCGGCAGCGAACGCACCGGCGTCAGTGAGCAGCTGCGGAACCGGGCGGACAGGGTGCTGGCCCTGCCGATGCGCGACGGGGTGAGCAGCCTCAACCTGGCGACCGCCGTGGCCGCCGCGCTCTACCGGCGGCGCTGAGCGGACCGCGCCGGGTCGGGCCAGCGGATCGACCGGGCCGGACCGCGCCGGGCCGGCGGACCGCGCCGGGCCGGGCCGGGCCGGCGACGCTGAGCGGACCGTCAGCCGGTGTGCGGCAGAAGCGCACCGGCAGGAATCTGCCCGAAGCGGCCGGCCTGGAAGTCCTCGACCGCCTGCTGCAGCTCCGCGCGGGTGTTCATGACGAACGGGCCGTACTGCGCGACCGGCTCGCGGATCGCCTCACCGCCGAGAACGAGGACCTCGAGGGCGCTGTGCCGCCCCTCCTGCAGGTCGTTCGCGGAGATCGTGAGGCGATCGCCGTCGCCGAGCACCGCCGTCTGACCGCTGCGGACCGGAGCCGCCTTGCCGAACGCCGCACCGGCGCCCACCGTGCCATCGCCGGACAGCACGTAGACCAGCGCGTTGAACTCCGGCTTCCACGGCAGCGACAGGGTCGACCCGGGGGTGACGGTCGCGTGCAGCATCGTGATCGGCGTACGCGTGGAGCCCGGGCCGCGTACCACGCCACCGTCGCCGGTCGGCAGGTCGCCGGCGATCAGCCGCAGCAGCGAGCCGGCGTCGTGCGAGGCCAGCAGTGTGACATCGGACCCCTCGAGGTTCTGGTAGGCCGGGTCGGTCATCTTCAGCCGCGACGGCAGGTTGACCCAGAGCTGGATGCCGTGGAAGGTGCCGCCGCTCTGCACCAGCTCGACCGGCGGGGTCTCGATGTGCAGGATGCCGCCGCCCGCGGTCATCCACTGCGTGGCGCCGTCCTGGATGAAGCCGCCGCCGCCGTGGCTGTCCTGGTGCTGGAAGGCGCCGTCCATGATGTAGGTGACGGTCTCGAAGCCGCGGTGCGGGTGCCAGGAGGTGCCCTTGGGCTCGCCCGGGGCGTACTCCACCTCGCCCATCTGGTCCATCAGAATGAACGGGTCCAGAAAGCGCGGCGCGATGCCCGCGAAGGCCCGGCGGACCGGGAAGCCCTCGCCCTCGTAGCCCTGCGGTGCGGTCGTCACGTTCAGGACCGGGCGCTCGACGTCGCCGAGCCCGGCGCGCGGGACTCGGGCGAGGGTCAGGCTGTCTGCGGTCACGGCGGGCATCTGCGGCTCCTTTGTATCGTTGCTGTTGCAACTATAACGCCCGCGGGCCGCGCTTGTTCCGCTACAGGATGGCCGACATCCGGGTGTTGCCGAGGGTGTTCGGCTTGACCCGGTCCAGATCGAGGAACTCCGCGACGCCCTCGTCCGGCGAGCGCAGCAACTCGTCGCGCACCGCGGGATCGACCAGCGCCTGGTCGGCGGGTACGAAGCCGTGCCGGGCGAAGAACCCGGTCTCGAAGGTGAGGCAGAACAACCGCCGCACCCCCAGGTCGCGGGCGTTCTCGATCAGCCGGGTGAGCAGCGCCGAGCCGACCCCACGGCCGTGCACCTCGGGCGCCACGGCCAGCGTGCGGACCTCCGCCAGATCCTCCCAGAGCACGTGCAGCGCGCCGCACCCGACGACCCGCTCGGCGTCGACGGCCACGAAGAACTCCTGCACGTCCTCGTACAGCGTGACCATGGCCTTGGCGAGCAGCCGCCGGTCATCGGTGTAGGTGTCCACCAACGCCCGGATGCCGGGCACGTCGGCTGTCCGGGCCCGGCGCACCTCGGCGAGCAGCGGAGCTGCCGTACCACCGGCCCCGCGTCCCACCGGTCCCTCGGTCACGGGGCAACATCCAGGTGCACGGGCATCCTCCACAGGTCAAGGGTGCAGCCAGCATCGCAGGGCGGACGCCGCGCTGCGTACCTGACTGCCCCGCCCGGAACGAGAGGTCCTCATGAACACTCCGCACCGCGTCGTGGTCGTCGGTTCCGGCTTCGGCGGCCTGTTCGCCGCCAAGACGCTGCGCCGGGCACCTGTGGAGGTGACGTTGATCGACCGGACCACCTCGCACCTGTTCCAGCCGCTGCTCTACCAGGTGGCGACCGGCATCCTGTCCCAGGGCGAGATCGCGCCGGCGACGCGCGACATCCTGCGTTCCCAGCAGAACGCCCGCGTCCTGCTCGGCGAGGTCGTCTCGATCGACCTCTCGGCCCGTACGGTCACGTCCACCGTGTCGGGTCGGGAGACGGTCACGCCGTACGACAGCCTCATCCTCGCCGCAGGCGCCGGCCAGTCCTACTTCGGCAACGACCACTTCGCGGAGTTCGCGCCGGGCATGAAGTCGATCGACGACGCGCTCGAGCTGCGGGGCCGCATCTTCGGCGCCTACGAGCTGGCGGAGCTCGAGACCGACCCGCTGGCGCTCGACGCGTGGCTGACCTTCGTGGTCGTGGGTGCCGGCCCCACCGGCGTGGAGATGGCCGGTCAGATCGCGGAGCTGTCCCGCCGCACGCTGAAGGGCACCTTCCGCGCCATCGACCCCTCGACGACGCGGGTGGTCCTCGTCGATGCCGCCGACGCCGTCCTCGGCAGCTTCGGCAGCGCGCTGTCCACGCACGCCGTGCACGAGCTGAACGACATGGGCGTCGAGGTCCAGCTCGAGGCCAAGGTCATCGACGTGGACGCTGCCGGGATCGAGGTCGAGGACGCGGACGGCAGCCGCCGACGGATCGAGGCGCGGACGAAGATCTGGGCCGCCGGTGTCTCGGCCGCACCGCTCGGGCGGCAGGTCGCCGAGCAGGCCGGCGCCGAGGTGGACCGCAGCGGGCGGGTGCTCGTCGAGCCCGACCTCACGTTGCCCGGCCATCCGGAGGTCTTCGTGATCGGCGACATGATGTCGCTGGCCGGGCTGCCCGGGGTCTCGCCCGTGGCGATCCAGGGCGCCAGGCACGCTGCCGCGCAGATCCTCCGGCGCGAGCAGGGTTCGCGCGAGGTGAGCCGGCCGTTCCGTTACCGGGACAAGGGGTCGATGGCCACCATCTCCCGGTTCCGCGCGGTGGCGAGCATCGGGCCGCTGCGCCTGCGCGGCTTCCTCGCGTGGGTCGCCTGGCTGGTGCTGCACCTGGTCTACCTGACCGCCTTCCGGAACCGCCTCACCGCGCTGGTCCACTGGACGGTCAGCTTTCTCGGCCGCAGCCGCTCCGAGCGCACGGCGACGGCACAGCAGGTCGTGGCGAGGAACAGCCTGCAGCGGCTGGCGGCCGTCGAGGCGACCGAGTCGCCGGCGCGGCCCGCACGACCGGCCGGCCGGCTCCGGCGCTGAGGGCTGCCGGAACGCCCGTCTGGGCGGCCCCCCGCGCTGCGCCCCGCGCCGGACCGGCAAGGATGGGGGGCGTACGCACCCGTACCTGCTCCTGGAGGACCACCCATGTCCGACGTCACGCTCGAGCACCCTGGCGGCTCGCTCCCCCTCACGGTCAAGCCAGGCACCGTGGGACCAGCCGGCATCGAGGTGCCCAAGCTGCTCGCCAGCACCGGGATGGTCACGCTCGATCCCGGCTTCGTGAACACCGCCGCGTGCTCGTCCGCGATCACCTACATCGACGGTGACGAGGGCGTCCTGCGCTACCGCGGCTACCCGATCGAGGAGCTGGCCGAGAAGGCCAGCTTCCTCGAGGTCTCCTGGCTGCTCATCTACGGCGAGCTGCCGACCGAGGACGAGCTGGCATCGTTCAAGCTCAAGATCCGCAAGCACACGATGCTGCACGAGGACTTCCGCGAGTTCTTCGGCGGCTTCCCGACCGACGCGCACCCGATGGCGGTCCTGTCCTCGGCCGTGTCGGCGCTGTCGACGTTCTACCAGGACAGCCTGGACCCGTTCGACCCCGAGCACGTCGAGATGTCCACCATCCGGCTGATGGCCAAGATGCCGACGATCGCGGCCTATGCCCACAAGAAGTCGATCGGGCAGCCGTTCCTCTACCCGAACAACAGCCTGGGCTACATCGACAACTTCCTGCGGATGACGTTCGGCGTGCCCGCCGAGGAGTACGTCGTCGACCCGGTCGCCTCCAAGGCGCTCAACCTGCTGTTCCTGCTGCACGCCGACCACGAACAGAACTGCTCCACCTCCACCGTGCGCCTGGTCGGTTCCTCGGAGGCGAACTTGTTCGTCTCGGTCTCCGCCGGTGTCGCTGCGTTGTTCGGCCCGCTGCACGGCGGTGCGAACCAGGCGGTGCTCGAGATGCTCGAAGGCATCGCCGCGGACGGCGGCGACGTCGGCCGCTTCGTGCAGCGGGTCAAGGACAAGGAGCCCGGCGTCAAGCTGATGGGCTTCGGCCACCGGGTCTACAAGAACTACGACCCGCGCGCGGCGATCGTCAAGAAGATCGCCCGCGAGGTCCTGGAGTCCCTCGACAAGCCGGACCCGATGCTCGACCTCGCGATGCAGCTCGAGGAGGTGGCGCTGGCCGACGACTACTTCGTGTCGCGCAAGCTCTACCCGAACGTCGACTTCTACACCGGCGTGATCTAC encodes:
- a CDS encoding NAD(P)/FAD-dependent oxidoreductase, with product MNTPHRVVVVGSGFGGLFAAKTLRRAPVEVTLIDRTTSHLFQPLLYQVATGILSQGEIAPATRDILRSQQNARVLLGEVVSIDLSARTVTSTVSGRETVTPYDSLILAAGAGQSYFGNDHFAEFAPGMKSIDDALELRGRIFGAYELAELETDPLALDAWLTFVVVGAGPTGVEMAGQIAELSRRTLKGTFRAIDPSTTRVVLVDAADAVLGSFGSALSTHAVHELNDMGVEVQLEAKVIDVDAAGIEVEDADGSRRRIEARTKIWAAGVSAAPLGRQVAEQAGAEVDRSGRVLVEPDLTLPGHPEVFVIGDMMSLAGLPGVSPVAIQGARHAAAQILRREQGSREVSRPFRYRDKGSMATISRFRAVASIGPLRLRGFLAWVAWLVLHLVYLTAFRNRLTALVHWTVSFLGRSRSERTATAQQVVARNSLQRLAAVEATESPARPARPAGRLRR
- a CDS encoding citrate synthase codes for the protein MSDVTLEHPGGSLPLTVKPGTVGPAGIEVPKLLASTGMVTLDPGFVNTAACSSAITYIDGDEGVLRYRGYPIEELAEKASFLEVSWLLIYGELPTEDELASFKLKIRKHTMLHEDFREFFGGFPTDAHPMAVLSSAVSALSTFYQDSLDPFDPEHVEMSTIRLMAKMPTIAAYAHKKSIGQPFLYPNNSLGYIDNFLRMTFGVPAEEYVVDPVASKALNLLFLLHADHEQNCSTSTVRLVGSSEANLFVSVSAGVAALFGPLHGGANQAVLEMLEGIAADGGDVGRFVQRVKDKEPGVKLMGFGHRVYKNYDPRAAIVKKIAREVLESLDKPDPMLDLAMQLEEVALADDYFVSRKLYPNVDFYTGVIYKALGFPTPMFTVLFALGRLPGWIAQWREMISDPATKIGRPRQVYSGPPLRHLP
- a CDS encoding amino-acid N-acetyltransferase; this translates as MTEGPVGRGAGGTAAPLLAEVRRARTADVPGIRALVDTYTDDRRLLAKAMVTLYEDVQEFFVAVDAERVVGCGALHVLWEDLAEVRTLAVAPEVHGRGVGSALLTRLIENARDLGVRRLFCLTFETGFFARHGFVPADQALVDPAVRDELLRSPDEGVAEFLDLDRVKPNTLGNTRMSAIL
- a CDS encoding pirin family protein, translated to MPAVTADSLTLARVPRAGLGDVERPVLNVTTAPQGYEGEGFPVRRAFAGIAPRFLDPFILMDQMGEVEYAPGEPKGTSWHPHRGFETVTYIMDGAFQHQDSHGGGGFIQDGATQWMTAGGGILHIETPPVELVQSGGTFHGIQLWVNLPSRLKMTDPAYQNLEGSDVTLLASHDAGSLLRLIAGDLPTGDGGVVRGPGSTRTPITMLHATVTPGSTLSLPWKPEFNALVYVLSGDGTVGAGAAFGKAAPVRSGQTAVLGDGDRLTISANDLQEGRHSALEVLVLGGEAIREPVAQYGPFVMNTRAELQQAVEDFQAGRFGQIPAGALLPHTG